The following proteins are encoded in a genomic region of Nitrospiraceae bacterium:
- a CDS encoding aldehyde dehydrogenase family protein, which translates to MNRTSEILKGLGLSAVNAGGSTGVGWWAKGDGRSFGSANPATGDVIAQVQPCSSDDYESIVRQAIESFERWRLVPAPQRGELVRQIGVALRDKKDLLGSLVSLEVGKIKAEGDGEVQEMIDMADFAVGQARMLYGQTMQSERPQHRMYEQWHPLGPIGVITAFNFPVAVWAWNAFVAAIAGDTVVWKPSPKAPLCAVAVQHICNQVMEQQGYRGIFSLLITEENTLAETMVHDRRLPLISFTGSVPVGRKVASVVGQRLGRTLLELSANNAIIVDESADLNLAIRAIVFGAVGTAGQRCTTTRRLLVHESRYDEVVTKLASAYKQVRIGNPLETGVLMGPLIDHAAVEAFRAAIEEVTKEGGTILYGGHVLDRSGYFVEPTLVQAQNHWPVVQRETFAPILYIMTFNTIEEAIALHNDVPQGLSSAIFTSDIRRSERFLSAAGSDCGIANVNIGTSGAEIGGAFGGEKETGGGREAGSDAWKAYMRRQTNTINWGTELPLAQGIKFGE; encoded by the coding sequence GTGAATAGAACGTCGGAAATCCTGAAAGGATTGGGCTTGAGTGCGGTGAACGCCGGCGGAAGCACCGGTGTGGGGTGGTGGGCCAAGGGGGACGGCCGCTCGTTCGGCTCGGCGAATCCTGCGACCGGTGACGTGATTGCCCAGGTGCAGCCCTGCTCGTCCGACGATTATGAGTCCATCGTTCGCCAAGCAATCGAGTCGTTCGAGCGCTGGCGACTGGTGCCGGCGCCGCAGCGCGGGGAGCTGGTCCGGCAGATCGGGGTCGCGTTGCGCGATAAGAAGGACCTGCTCGGGTCGCTGGTCTCCCTCGAAGTCGGCAAGATCAAAGCGGAGGGCGACGGCGAAGTCCAGGAAATGATCGATATGGCGGACTTCGCGGTCGGACAAGCCCGCATGTTGTATGGCCAGACGATGCAATCGGAACGGCCGCAGCATCGGATGTATGAGCAGTGGCATCCGTTGGGACCAATTGGGGTGATCACGGCGTTCAATTTTCCTGTGGCGGTCTGGGCCTGGAATGCCTTCGTCGCCGCGATTGCCGGCGATACGGTGGTCTGGAAACCCTCGCCGAAAGCGCCGCTCTGTGCCGTGGCGGTCCAACACATCTGCAACCAGGTGATGGAGCAGCAGGGCTACCGGGGCATCTTTTCGCTCTTGATCACCGAGGAGAACACACTCGCTGAGACGATGGTGCACGACCGCCGGCTGCCGCTGATCTCATTTACCGGGTCCGTTCCCGTCGGTCGGAAGGTTGCCTCGGTCGTGGGGCAACGGTTAGGCCGCACATTGCTGGAACTTAGCGCCAACAATGCCATCATCGTGGACGAAAGTGCCGACTTGAACCTAGCCATTCGCGCGATCGTCTTCGGCGCGGTGGGAACGGCCGGCCAGCGTTGCACGACGACCAGGCGGCTGTTGGTCCATGAATCCCGATATGATGAGGTGGTGACGAAACTCGCTTCGGCCTACAAGCAAGTGCGCATTGGCAATCCGCTGGAGACAGGCGTGCTCATGGGGCCCCTGATCGATCACGCCGCCGTCGAGGCCTTCCGTGCCGCCATCGAGGAAGTCACGAAAGAAGGCGGTACCATTTTGTATGGCGGACATGTTTTGGACCGGTCGGGGTATTTTGTCGAGCCCACGCTCGTACAGGCCCAGAACCACTGGCCCGTCGTTCAGCGAGAAACCTTCGCGCCGATCCTCTACATCATGACGTTCAATACGATCGAGGAAGCCATCGCACTACACAACGATGTCCCGCAGGGCCTTTCCTCCGCGATTTTTACGTCCGATATTCGCAGAAGCGAGCGCTTCCTGTCGGCAGCCGGGAGCGATTGCGGGATTGCCAACGTGAACATCGGCACCTCCGGAGCGGAAATCGGCGGGGCCTTCGGTGGAGAGAAGGAAACCGGTGGCGGGCGGGAAGCCGGCTCAGATGCCTGGAAAGCCTACATGCGGCGCCAGACGAATACGATCAACTGGGGCACGGAGTTACCGTTGGCTCAAGGAATCAAGTTTGGGGAATGA